In the genome of Deinococcus yavapaiensis KR-236, the window GCGGAGCAAGTACGCACGCTGCTCCCTCTCTACTTCAACCGATGGCAATATTGATAACCGCAGAAGCAACGCGGGCCGCAGGAGACTGAGGCTGCTGTTATCGCAGAGCAAATACGCGGTCTGCTCCCGCTCCACTTCAACCGATATCAATAGTTGAAAGCGCGACTGAAGCTGACGGGGTCGTAAGACCGTTGTCAGCCAGTCGTGCTAAGAATGCCGGATGCTGAGCGCCGTTGAGTTGAAACACGAAGTTGGTGCGGAGATCGACATCGTCGCACAGAGTCTGTCGGCACGCCCCCCCATCGAATCCGAAGTTCGAGATGAGGTGCTGCGCATCCTCGAGATTGTCCGCACCGAGGTCGAAGGCACGACGAGCGCCTCGTACCTACGCGCACTTGGCAGTGTCGTTCGGTTCGTGGTCGACGAAACCGCCGGAGGACGGTACGACGCGTGAAGCCGACGGGCCGGGTTCATCCTCGGGTCGCAGGACGGTACATGTCGTGAGGTTCACCCCGTCGTCGGTCCACCTCGAATGCGTCACAGTACCTCAGCCCGCCAACCGGCGGGCGAACTCATGAGGTGCCAGGTTGCCCAACGAGCTGTGCGGCCGTACGTCGTTGTAGTCCCGCCGCCACACAGACAGGCTCAGCCGCGCTTGCGGCAAGCTCAAAAACCAGTGCGTATTCAAAAACTCATCTCGCATCCGCCCATTGAAACTCTTAATGTAGGCGTTCTGCATCGGCTTTCCCGGCTCGATGAATTCCTGTTTGATGCCGTGCTCGAAGGCCCAAGAGTCGAGCGCCTTACCCGTGAACTCCGGACCGTTGTCGCTCAACAGCACCTTCGGCTTGCCCCGCTCCTTCACGGCCTCGCTCAGCAGGCGTGCGACCACCGCACCGGGAATCGAGGTCGCCGCGTAGCTCAAGATGCACTCCCGCGTGCAGTCGTCCACGACGTTCAGCACACGAAAGCGCTGCCCGCTAGCCAACTGATCGGACACGAAATCCATGCTCCAACGCTCGTTTCTGCTTCCAGGCGGCGGGGTCGGCACACGCCCCTGGGCCGCTCCCTTTCTCCGGGTCTTTTTCCGTACAGCCAGACCGAGCGAGCGGTAGACCCGGTACACCCGCTTGTGGTTGACGACCTCGCCGTCGCGGCGCAGCAGGACGTGCAGGCAACGGTAGCCGAACCGAGGCCGGTCAGCAGCAAGTCGCCGCAATTTGCCCGTCAGGTCGGCGTCGTCCTTGCGCGTTTCGTACCGCTGGGTCGAACGATGGAAGCCGAGCGTCTTGCACGCGCGGCGTAAGCTCACCCCGAAGGCGTCGCGCACGAACTTCACCACCCGCTTTTTGACGGGCGTCTGGGCGTGCGGGGTGACGCCGGGGTCTACCACTTTTTTCCGACGACCTCCTTGAGGATGCTGTTGTCGAGCGCTAGGTCCGCCACGAGCTTTTTCAACCGTCGGTTTTCTTCTTCGAGAGCTTTGAGCCGCTTGACGTCATCGTGGTTCATGCCGCCGTACTTGGCTTGCCAGCGGTGGATGCTCGTTCGGGCGACTCCAGCTTCACGTGCGACCTGCTCGATCGTCTGCCCGGCCTCGACCTTGGCGAGGATGTCGAGAATCTCCTTTTCGGTGTACTGCTTGCGTTTCATGCCGACTCCTTTTGGACCATCGTGTCCTATTCGGAGTGGGTCGACAAACCGGGGTCATGTCAGCGCGAACACGACAGCGTTCTCGTCGAGTCCCTTCGATCATCGCCATGGTTGTCAAGTCCGAACGATCGAGAAGCCGACGGACGTCGCTCTTCAACGCCTTGGTCCTCGTTTCGACCAACCATGTCGCAATCACGGCGCTGAATGTACCTTGCGCTCAGTCAGCTCAGCTGCCTCCACAGGACGAACGAGTCCCCGACCATCCGCACACCGCCACACTTCTTCTCTGAAAGGAACTCGAACGATGAACCGACGCTTCCCTGCCCTGCTTTCCCTCTTGGCTCTCACGGCCGGTCTGGCCGCTCCCACGCTCAAAGCCGAACCGATGACGGTGAAGGGCACGGTCGTGGACGCCTCGGGCAACCCGATCAAAGGAGCCATCGTTCGCATCGAGCCGGGAGTCACCGGCGGCATGGTCACCGTCAAGACCGACGCACAAGGGCAATACACGACGCCAGCGCTCATCGACATGCCGTACTACGCGTCCGCCTGGGTGGTCATGCCGTTCCAAGGGCAGAAGTTCTGCATGCGTGTCGATTCCGTCAATCAGGAAGGCTACGAGCCCTTCTCGCCTCGCGCTGGCGTCATTCGCAACTTCAAGTTCAAACTCAGCGGCCCGATTCCCGACGGGGGAGAGTACAAGTACTTCGGTGGAGAAGCACGGTTGATGCGTCCTGGCTGGGACGAAAGCGACGTGATCAAGTGGACCGAGTCGCGCGTGCAGTTGACGCTCGTCCCGAACGGACCCCTGGCGGACGGCTCGAAAGGCAAGACGCTGGTGAAAACGACGGAGCTCGGCGACTCCTTCCTGTATGACATCCCGCTGGGCTCCTACACGGCGACAGCGGTGGAGATTCGCAAGGACGGCACACGCTTCCCGCTCCTGATGGGCAAGGACAAGGCCGCACCTCAAATGAACCTGAAATTCGAGTCGAATTCGCCGTACTGCGGCGCCGGGTACTCTCGAGTGAGCAGCATCGGTCGCGCGTTCCTCTACGTCGCTCGCTTTCCGAAGTAACAACGGGCGGCGAACGCTTCGTGCGTTCGCCGCCAAAAAGAACACCTCGAACTCCCAGGGGCCTCGTACACCTCAATCGGCCTGACCTAGCGGGGCCCCCGCTGGTTTTGCTCGAGGTGCCGCCAAGAATGATTCGACGAGTCACTTCGGCTGGGCCGCACGAGGAGCGGCGGACTCGGCGGATCGGTGAAATGACAAGTGATCCGTAGGACGATCGACCGCGGTTCCATCACCCTCGCTGACATGCTCGTCTCCGGCAACGAAGAATCCGAGATCTGGCTCGCCGAAAGCATCCTGCTTCGCGAACTTACAAACGCCGTTCGGAAGCGACCGTGTCACATACGCAGAAGCACGGCAACACACCACGGGCGTAATACAACCATAGGGCACGGTCATCGATGTTCCAGGCCTCGCGCTGAGCGCCCTTCTCTAACTTGCCAGGCTTGTACTGAAAACTTACGATGCGGCATCCCGAAGCTGCATCCTACCCTGAAGGCGTCCTCGAAAGGAC includes:
- a CDS encoding carboxypeptidase-like regulatory domain-containing protein, whose product is MNRRFPALLSLLALTAGLAAPTLKAEPMTVKGTVVDASGNPIKGAIVRIEPGVTGGMVTVKTDAQGQYTTPALIDMPYYASAWVVMPFQGQKFCMRVDSVNQEGYEPFSPRAGVIRNFKFKLSGPIPDGGEYKYFGGEARLMRPGWDESDVIKWTESRVQLTLVPNGPLADGSKGKTLVKTTELGDSFLYDIPLGSYTATAVEIRKDGTRFPLLMGKDKAAPQMNLKFESNSPYCGAGYSRVSSIGRAFLYVARFPK